In one window of Zingiber officinale cultivar Zhangliang chromosome 11A, Zo_v1.1, whole genome shotgun sequence DNA:
- the LOC122031998 gene encoding uncharacterized protein LOC122031998 → MASSAVIVFLKDEKLRQLAQLIRNYEVNNLYHITFQSLGDQHVYLTMCNDNVGSVNTLLDNCNAIVIKYKDDGVRRPIADQILGYTEHCLNNALQLIRNYTLRSSYLDKMKSHQQQLFRALEELDTSSGDAVVDFTDSIQEHDQLVMSYMRLNLNSYASAEFSRYLRNVGIGFKELVQSYQIKLGYTGQFEKLEVEQKLEVYAAIIEASGRLSVLSAEQGKGDDIVKASSITYRGKKPNYGSAAMFLIDVGQIIWDVYSSDHPITTATRDALVRAAKEGGSALGKLVGVAVATELAGDALFVTAVGLIGGFVGSYIVGKLAGFLFDQIFGSGGEAVLPTDGFIVYVATMPNGHDLAIQINK, encoded by the exons ATGGCCTCCTCTGCAGTTATTGTTTTCCTGAAAGATGAGAAGCTCCGGCAGCTCGCCCAGCTTATTCGTAACTACGAAGTTAACAACTTATACCACATAACTTTCCAAAGCTTAGGGGACCAACACGTTTACCTGACGATGTGCAACGACAACGTGGGATCCGTTAACACACTCCTGGATAACTGCAATGCGATAGTGATCAAGTATAAGGACGACGGTGTTCGCCGGCCCATCGCCGATCAGATTCTTGGTTATACAGAGCACTGCCTCAACAATGCACTTCAGCTCATCAGGAACTACACTCTGCGAAGTAGTTATCTTGACAAAATGAAGTCTCACCAACAGCAACTCTTCCGAGCGCTGGAGGAGTTGGACACTTCGAGTGGAGATGCTGTGGTTGATTTCACCGACTCCATTCAGGAACACGACCAATTGGTTATGAGCTACATGAGGTTGAATCTCAACTCTTATGCTTCAGCAGAATTCTCAAGATATCTCAGGAACGTCGGCATTGGCTTTAAGGAACTAGTTCAAAG TTATCAAATTAAGCTTGGGTATACAGGACAGTTTGAGAAGTTGGAAGTAGAACAAAAGCTAGAGGTATATGCTGCAATAATTGAGGCATCGGGCCGGCTAAGTGTATTATCGGCCGAGCAGGGGAAGGGAGACGACATAGTTAAGGCTTCGTCAATAACATATCGAGGGAAGAAACCGAATTATGGTTCGGCAGCCATGTTCCTGATAGATGTGGGACAGATAATCTGGGACGTGTATTCGTCGGACCACCCAATCACAACGGCTACGAGAGATGCCTTAGTTAGGGCTGCAAAAGAAGGTGGATCAGCTTTGGGAAAGCTTGTGGGAGTTGCTGTAGCAACTGAGTTAGCTGGTGATGCGTTGTTCGTCACGGCCGTTGGACTAATCGGAGGATTTGTGGGATCTTATATTGTTGGAAAATTGGCCGGCTTCTTGTTCGATCAGATTTTCGGCTCCGGTGGGGAAGCCGTCCTTCCGACTGATGGCTTCATCGTCTATGTTGCTACCATGCCTAATGGCCACGACCTGGccatacaaataaataaataa
- the LOC122032827 gene encoding uncharacterized protein LOC122032827: MATNVFGNPVTDETVRLVYPNITQITARDRARVALQYMNAEEKATNGVWEAVEPMEGAQVDAKKDKKTLKSEFDALRMKENETIDEFAGKLSTMSSKFSTLSVTLEDCSLFHDLETIPFEETIGRLKAYEERALQLRGNTNSTEGELLLTHATWQMRQKENNEDISSGGKGRGSRSLGRGKWRGHGRGCGHGRGTLRQDSARGTSSNVSDTRNKNHKKCFNFEKMRHYASECYNKCRDDEAHLTCATNEEPTLMMTVSHEESHTRHERQDTILLSEKRLLPEIYRDVKKGDKDVWYLDNGASNHMTGHDEKFQELDETISGRVRFDDGSAIEIMEAGNEVHMEGDTMKVIDRSGKLLMLLLGGKKLAVDVPLLLQQNKLCEVCVIAKHARPPFPCQSNFRAEKPLELLHADICRPITPCTLIGNEYFLLIVDDFTRWMWGFVLIAKNDAFQAFKKVKFLTENKTEHKIKTLRTDRDDEFLSTEFIRLCENKGIERHLTTPYTPQQNGVVERGNRTVMAMVLGECTPFEAWKGRKPHLAHLRVFGCVAYVKNTAPHLKKIDDRSSPMVYLGVDKGCKAHRVFDPRHDKLQISRDVMFQENYEWTWNASANKDENLPEFMVVDAFDTDEVIVAADVTLRKGRNMSHQLQQP, from the exons ATGGCGACCAACGTGTTTGGGAATCCAGTGACGGATGAAACAGTGAGATTAGTTTATCCGAACATCACTCAAATCACCGCCCGCGACAGAGCAAGAGTGGCTTTGCAGTATATGAACGCAGAAGAGAAAGCGACGAAC GGAGTCTGGGAGGCAGTGGAGCCAATGGAAGGAGCCCAGGTGGATGCAAAGAAGGACAAAAAG ACATTGAAAAGTGAGTTCGACGCCCTCCGGATGAAAGAGAACGAGacgattgatgagtttgctggcaaactcaGCACCATGAGCAGCAAGTTCTCCACTCTTAGTGTCACGCTTGAAGACTGCTCTTTG TTCCACGACCTTGAGACAATACCATTTGAGGAGACTATAGGACGACTGAAGGCGTATGAGGAACGAGCATTACAATTACGCGGCAATACCAACAGCACTGAAGGTGAGCTCCTACTTACTCATGCCACATGGCAAATGCGACAGAAGGAGAACAACGAGGACATTTCGTCAGGAGGCAAGGGGCGTGGGTCTAGGAGTCTTGGTCGTGGAAAATGGCGTGGGCATGGGCGAGGGTGCGGTCATGGCCGTGGTACACTGCGCCAAGATAGTGCAAGAGGCACTAGCAGCAACGTCAGTGACACTCGTAACAAAAACCATAAAAAgtgtttcaattttgaaaaaatGAGGCATTATGCGTCTGAATGCTACAACAAGTGTCGTGATgatgaggctcacctcacttgCGCCACCAATGAAGAGCCAACACTAATGATGACCGTGTCTCACGAGGAGTCTCACACTAGGCATGAGCGACAGGATACCATTCTACTCAGTGAAAAGAGGTTGCTACCAGAGATCTACCGCGACGTTAAGAAAGGAGATAAAGACGTTTGGTACCTTGACAACGGTGCCAGCAACCACATGACTGGCCATGATGAGAAGTTTCAAGAGCTAGATGAAACCATCTCCGGGAGGGTGAGGTTTGACGATGGATCAGCTattgagatcatgg AAGCTGGGAATGAGGTGCATATGGAAGGAGATAccatgaaggtgattgataggagTGGGAAGCTCTTGATGCTG CTATTGGGTGGGAAGAAATTGGCGGTTGATGTGCCACTATTGCTCCAGCAGAACAAGCTTTGCGAGGTGTGTGTGATCGCTAAGCATGCAAGGCCACCATTCCCGTGCCAATCAAACTTTAGAGCAGAGAAGCCATTGGAACTTCTCCATGCTGATATTTGTAGGCCAATTACACCATGTACACTCATCGGTAACGAGTATTTCCTTTTGATTGTTGATGATTTCACAAGGTGGATGTGGGGGTTTGTATTGATAGCAAAAAATGATGCTTTCCAAGCATTCAAGAAGGTCAAATTCTTGACGGAGAACAAGACTgaacacaagatcaaaacactccgAACAGACCGGGACGACGAGTTTCTATCCACGGAGTTCATTCGGCTTTGTGAAAATAAAGGAATCGAACGACACCTCACGACTCCCtacacaccccaacaaaatggtgttgtGGAGCGCGGGAACCGCACCGTGATGGCTATG GTGTTGGGAGAATGTACCCCATTTGAAGCTTGGAAAGGGAGGAAGCCACATCTCGCCCACTTGAGAGTATTCGGTTGTGTTGCATATGTGAAAAATACAGCCCCTCATCTTAAGAAAATTGATGACAGAAGCTCACCCATGGTATATTTGGGTGTCGATAAAGGTTGCAAAGCTCATCGTGTATTTGATCCAAGGCACGACAAGTTACAAATAAGTAGAGATgtaatgtttcaagaaaattatgaATGGACATGGAATGCAAGTGCTAACAAGGACGAAAACTTACCGGagtttatggtggtggatgcatTCGACACCGACGAGGTGATTGTTGCAGCAGACGTTACGTTGAGGAAGGGGCGGAACATGTCACACCAGCTGCAACAGCCGTAG
- the LOC122031733 gene encoding 23 kDa jasmonate-induced protein-like, with the protein MATNVFGNPVTDDTVRLVNPNITEITARDRARVALQYMNAEEKATNVSRFVHNLKEAYGTGTSTLGMIYNATGGNLTFDLNHTWEGAVWHSPYPQIIQNGQWAGFLHVRDRLIGPSKEAIVYRGVNNDGADREWMLAWNTSRMNYQNRVYTDILGFGLVNWNTIDSKMENQTNNYSTTTLGGFASGSIGAGSSPEFVGIMSLDGLGSNFMAMASDVSVVSQSLDSKYVDDVDEADHEAPAE; encoded by the exons ATGGCGACCAACGTGTTTGGGAATCCAGTGACGGACGACACAGTGAGACTAGTTAATCCGAACATCACTGAAATCACCGCCCGAGACAGAGCAAGAGTGGCTTTGCAGTATATGAACGCAGAAGAGAAAGCGACGAACGTGAGTCGGTTTGTGCACAACCTGAAGGAGGCTTACGGCACTGGAACCTCGACGCTTGGCATGATTTACAATGCCACCGGAGGTAACCTAACATTTGATCTCAATCACACTTGGGAAGGCGCTGTTTGGCATTCTCCTTACCCTCAAATCATTCAAAATGGGCAATGGGCTGGATTTCTTCACGTCCGTGATAGGCTCATCGGTCCTTCGAAAGAAGCTATTGTGTACAGAGGGGTGAACAACGATGGAGCCGACCGTGAATGGATGCTGGCTTGGAACACATCCCGCATGAATTATCAGAATCGC GTGTACACTGATATCCTTGGTTTTGGTTTGGTGAACTGGAACACCATTGATAGTAAGATGGAAAATCAAACAAATAATTACTCGACCACCACGCTTGGAGGCTTCGCTAGTGGGTCGATTGGCGCAGGCAGTTCACCGGAATTTGTGGGAATAATGTCCTTGGATGGTTTGGGATCCAATTTTATGGCGATGGCCAGTGATGTTAGCGTCGTCTCGCAGTCGCTTGATTCCAAGTATGTGGATGATGTTGATGAAGCCGATCATGAAGCTCCTGCTGAATAA